TACCAAGGGAGACTGATTTACTCGATAGTGACGAAGAAGATATCAATGGTAACACAAGTCTACCAATAACGAAAGGCAGTGGTATTGGACAAAGTTCATCCTCTGTCGATTTTGGAGCAAGTGGGACATCCAGAAAAGAGATGTTGGGGCAAGATAATCCTTTTAGAGACGTTTTAAGTCCTTCTGACGAAAAACCAGCACCCTATTTTGTCTGAAGATCTCAGTTAAATCAgggctgtttttttgtttttcaaagcttGGACAATTGAAAGTATCAGCAGTTTAGTAAGGGAAAGTTCTCCTGTTTAATTTTCCACGTTTTATCACAAATATTCTTATTGTATACTCAACATAATAATAcatgtttctgattggtcaatgacaaatGCACAATTGGGTTATAAAGTGCAGTgcagaagttgctatggaaacagcaatggagtaaataaaaaatgaaaattcgtaTTTAGTTGCTCGTGCATGGTCAcccgtgatgttttgaaagttctcaaatttttgagaacttttaaatCACCATTCCTTCCCCTAAATCATCAAATGCACTCCCATTCATATTATTTCCTATACTTACTATATGCTCACACTAGAGCACAGCATGGTCATGAATGTTTATCAATTTACTGTGAATGACATAGAGGAGTAGAGTAGTCTGACCACACAGAGTGGTCTGTTCCAAGTACATGTTCGGAAGACCAAAGGAGAAGGAAAGGAGGGAGTGATGATGAACTGTGCGATACGTATGTGTTTGCGGGCTACACAGGGACAGGGAAGGCGATTTTAAAGTGGAAAGGCTGATGTTCTGACCAAGACAAATGGGAATAATATTGGACCATAATTTGTTGGGGCCTCTGTTTCCCTTTAGAAGTGCCCAAACAAAAAAGTGATAAACCTACCTGAAGCTCTTTCAGCCCCTACCCTTTCACATTCCCTGCTGTAGGCATATTTATGTGTACTGTAAGATGTATCTGGGCCTTGAGCAACTGGGGATATGGAAGCAGTATTAATGATTATCAGCACTACCTTCTTGTTTAAAAAGCTTTCCATGGGAACTAAATTTATTCTAATATTACtcttatcaataataataatattgtagaaatttgtttggatactgaaattaatttcaaaattattataactgtcaataattattgtagtcATTTTCGTATGTGATGTTGCCCAAAATTTGTGAAAGTCAGACAAGAGAAACAGGAATCTTCTCAAGTCATTTTATTAACAGAGGAAAGTGGTAAAAAATCTTAACGTCAATAGAAGATGCCAGCAATTTGTAAAGTTTTTTAAGAGATAttcttaataattattagtaggCATCCGTAAGTTGCTCTGTGGTGCACGTGTACTAGTCCTTAAAAAGAAGATATTTTAGTGAAACTTTGGAGTTACTAATTCTTCGCTTTAGAACATGCTTAAACAACAGCTCTTTCCGAAGAATTGGATCGGAGTTCCGACTGCTTGTTGTGTTCAGGGGAGAAGAGAACACAACAAGCGTTCGAGGCGAGGAGAGAGGGCTGTTCTCCCAGGCCAGCATTTTCGTTTTTACATTGACCAAAGTCTGGGACGGGGCCTCTTCCGAATATCAATCAGTGATGCATAATTACATTAACAATTTCCGGTCTCTTGGCTTTCTGTTCATCTGCTGCCAGTGCACATTGCAAAATAATGGGTGTACTAAACAGCATCACCTGAATTCACTTCCTGCAAAGTGCTTAATCAACGGAAATTACTTTGGCAACTGGAGAGGTTTTCAACACAAACGGCTTGAAGAACAGAAGATGACTCACTTGTAACCTGAAGTTCTTAAATTCGTTTTTCATCAAAGTTCTTTGTTACTGATCACTACTTCACACAACGCCGAATGTTCAGTTGTTTCTTAAGCTCTGTCATACTCAAAGAGCATTTCTTTCTATGTTAACTTGACGTAGAAACGAGATGTCAGTTTGCACTTaaaaaacttcaaaacaaaattgCCATCATTCCAGTATTAGAACAGAGTCTTAGGTGTACATATTTGGGATTCTGTTTGTAACACAACTGAATTTTTCCCGTCAATGAATCTCAAGGGTCACCGACTGTAACTTTCGCATTCCGAAACAATATACAGCACCGAATTATCTTTGGTATAATATTTGGCTTTTCAAGGAGCCCCATAGAACACGTTATTCGCGACACGTTTAAGGCCTAGACACACTGGAATTCATCAGGGCGTGTATGTTACAACCTAGTCTAAGAGGTCTGATATCGGGCCATGACGACTTTATTATGCCAGAGTCTGTCAGCACAGCTGGCATCACTTGCTAATCACAACAAACAGGGTTCACGTTGATgagcttttgttttgcttttcgaCCGCGTGGTGACATCTGGAGCATTGTTTGGGGGTTCGGGAAAAGAAAGTTGTCTGGATCTGTCTTGTGAAGTGTGAAAAGTTTCGAagtttttcaaaggtaagatgAGACTGtacaaagaaaaacagaagtTTCAGGAGAAATTTTCAGGAGAACAGGGAtaagaaagttatttttaacaaaaagaTTGCCACCAAAGTACTCTCTATGTCACGGAGATTAATCGAAACCAATGACAAAGGCGGAAACAATATAATAAGTAAGTTAGTGAAATACTGTTAATTCGTCCATTTTGTGCAGTGTTTTTACTTACAGAGTTActtaaaacatttaaaaccagTTCGTTCAGAATTAATGGTAGTAGATTTCTGATGTGTTGCTACTGAACTTGACGTTAACGAACAGTAGTTGAGAAATGATACTCACATCGTCTGttttattaacaaaaaaaagtcTTTAGATTTTTTAAAGCAGCTTGGTAGCTTGGACGAAGCTGAATTAAACGGTTAACGTCCTTTAAACAAGTTGTTCAACTCGACGTAAAGAGCCACGCATGATGAAGACTGCTCGAGTGACCATCAGATAAACGGCGTAAATGCGAATGGAGGTTACACCTCTCATTCTGACAAGCATGAAATCGAATGAAATGTTTGACTTTTGCTGGAGTGTCGATATTGTCACGTTGATCTCGGTTTTCTCCTTTTCCCAGAGATTTTAACTTGAAGTCATATTTATTTTTCGTCAATCATCACATTGCCATTGCTTTATTAGTTCTTTCTTACACGCCCAGTGCGAGCGTTCAATTCAAAAAGAATGGTGATCGCTGTTCCGTAAAACAACACTGTGTTATAACAATCAGTTTTCATTCTATAGtgatattttaattaaaagaaagactAGCCGGTTGTTATGTTTTTTGTCCGAAAGAAAAAGACTAAACATTGAGGTTAAGAGACACGTATATTGTGATAAACTGAAACTTAAGGTAGCGTATGTAATACGACTGTTGGCATGTGTGATTTTGCAGAGCGATTTTCACAAGAGTTTGAGCTAGTTTGGCAACAGTTTCTAGAACGAAAGACAGCTATTTCAAAGTTTTGCgaactttccacaaaaattgaaacaggGCCTGCTCAAGTATTCCTTTGACTTGAATAAAACGCTTTCTTAAAACGTAAATTTTGAAACCACATATTCGAATTGAGTAAAAAAGAACCCAATGAGGCAAGATCGGAAATCATCTACTACAGGTGAGATGCAAATGAGCCTGCAgatgagccaatcagaacgcaaaGTTAAAACAAGCAGCTGGCGAAAAGCGCGGGACTCGGCACGTGCAAACGAGGCATGGTTTGCGTGTCGCTGACTGGGACACAATTCttaaatgaaccaatcaaagctcGAAATACATATACCGGTATGCAACAAAAactaagaattaaaaaaaattagtcGGGCAAGTTTCATTCGGTTTGGTTTTTCCATCTGATTGGTTGGGAAAGGGGTGACACAAACATTTTCCTCCATGCCCACAAATGGACCAAACCACGCGCACCATAGCTACTTTCCTATAACCCGCAATGCTTTTTGTTGTCCTCACAAACTTTGCATAAACTATCACCAGCTATTCCctattagtaaattttcagctccgactattgcatttctagctttttgattggctaaaaactccgactatgaggcaatagtcgaagttttaagttatatggaaaatagtgcgccaagatgctctttccggacgctttgtaaaattgtggaaataaaaattggcggcaaaacccggtttgagaatttactaaaacaattattccattcgcccttgtgggatatgaagtgattataaccaactcgcgctacgcgctcgtttgttattttatcacttcatatccagctcgggctcatggaataattgttatctagtatatgcaaaatttgtggggaaaacaaaatgcattgcgGGTTATAAAAAAGTTGTTAAATTTGTAATGTAAGGGCCTTAAAAACCTCGAGTAGAGCCCCGTACTGGCATGTTCTTTTTGCAGGTTAGCCCTGGGCATCTCTTTGCATAAAAAGTCATTTCCGTTCTTAAACTGTCACGCCGTTTACAAACACCAGGCGATTTAATTgtcaacaacctcgttcccagggcatTTCTCGAGCGGAGAAAAGACCTGGGAACGAGCATGacttgtcaatggggagccccttTGGAGCGAAAGGGTTAAGGGTTGGtgatgtgatgatgatgacgattacAAGTACGATGACGTGGACGACGATAGTGATAAAGACGATCATGATGATGATAGAGCAGTTTTCGAatgaatgtcgaaagtaattacgcgattgcaccgcttggtgattggtttaaaaatctcgcgctaGTTTATTAACCAATAAGAAGGAAAACGAAAagcaatcgcgacttgcacgcgcgatttttttttcgcgctttgagcaagttacatggagttgctacgaattttgattggttcattgcgctatTTGCACCTggtgtgattggtcgaagtaatttctttagtatttgttttacgacactcgattgaaaaccgctctaatgatAAATTGATGTTCATGCTTTATTTAGCTTCAAAGAACACAAAGGAATCATGGCCGAGAGAAACGACGTGGTCAAGTTGGATTGGAATTTCGAAGGATGGAAGGACAAAACAAAGGCCATAAAAGAAGAGTTCAAGAGACAAAGCGAAGctaatgaaatatttttcgttAAAAATGCTAAGGAGATCAACTTAGCCCAGTTTCAGGACAGCAACATTTACACATTTGGAATCATGGGATTGAGTGGAGTTGCTGTAGTAAATCTTCTGCGTCGTATTATCATGGAATATCGAGAAAAAGACAGCGGTCCTTTCTTGCTGAAATTCGCTGCtgacaaaaaattcaaagtggAGTTGATGCCAACTGCGCTTTGCCCGGGTCATGGGCTGATAAAGCTCGTTGGGCGATTAAAATACTACGATTACCCCGAAATGTGTTCTCTGCTGTCCAAAAGTGGGGTGACAAACAAAGGCCTCGGAGATATGTGTTACAAGTTAAACACCAAGGGTATGAaatcagctcttttcaacgctGTCAGCCCCATGAATGAACTTCATTTTATGTCATTATTCGAGATAGCGCGGAGGCTGGTTCGAGATCCCAATGGAAAACCAATTACCACGGAGCCCGCATTGGATCTGCTCCCATCCGGTGTCATCATTGGGCGTATGATCGAGTTACTAAGGGTGGAAAAAGATGCGGTGCTGAGCTATGAGAAGGTGTTTGGTGCCCAACAGGAGCTCAACTGGGTCTCTGAACCAAATACTATCCTAAAACGACAGAGGATGCAAGCAATCAATAAACTGTATTTTGAAAAGTTCGTAAAAGGGCAGGAAAGTGAGGTTCCTTTCATTAGGAGATTTTTGGAGGAGAACAAGAACGGGTACATTATTAAAAATTTACAAGGATACCTTGACGAATTAAAAGAAGCATTTGGTGAAATGTGACGAATAATGAAAAGTAGATTGGGTTTTAACTTATTCATGGTATTATCAATGTCAGGTGAAGAGACCGCTTATTTCACAAACAATCCCGCAAACAAGTGTTGCCCTCGAAAGAGGAAGCACATCAAACCACAACTACGACAAAACTGGACGGATTATTTTTCTCCAATGCTGAAGGAGCGTTTTGGGAGACAAGAGGTGCgtagaaaagaaaggaactctTCATTGTATCACGAGTTTGTTGTAAAAGTCAACAGCATTTCTCAAGTAAACCAGAgaatatttgtttacaaattttgcGGCACTCGCGAAAGCGCGTTACCATGGTGATTTGCCattgcgtttacgtgaaacgtcaAGCGTCTTCCTCTTTTAAGAAACTCCTTGATACCGGTAGGGGACTGGCAAGAGATGAGCTAAAATCTTAAGGAAAACGACAAATTTCAGCGTGACGATTGTCGTCGACGCGATGTCAAATTTCTCTATTATATTCTCAGAATTTCGTCTAGAAATCAGTATGAAGGCGTGTATTGGAATATCAATTATCTGTGACAATTTCAGGACAATAAACCAAGTAATCTTTGTGAAAATGATATTGATGGCTAAGCTAGTATTTCGTTATCTGTCAAGACGTAAAGGCTTAACATTTCGGAGGTACAGTTTAAAAGATGTAGTTTAACATCTGTGTAGAACAAAGCACCCATAGTAGCCACACTCTACGCTCTCCTCTCCGCTTATGTCCACCCCACGAGGGAAAAAGAGAAAGGAATGTGTCAGTATAGTTTCAGGCAGACTCTGCTTGCAACAAAGTTGAAAAATTATTAATTTAGTACTAGTAACCCAGCAAGAGTAAATTTTACATACTGATACCCCGGCAAAATATTATTTAGACGacaaattatttacttttgtagtTATAAAGGGTAGTTTACCGTTTTGATGTACAGTAccactcaaaagtaagttaccaccctctCGCGAGGCGTATGTCTCGTCTCGCGagagggtggtaacttacttttgagcggaAAAACCAAACTAAAAGAAAACTGTATAACGTGATATGTTAAGATAATGTTTAGGACATTAGAGTACGgctgaattaaaaataaaaaatttgaaATCAAGCGGTAAATTTATTGTTCGAGGGAAAACGTTGTTTCTCAACgcgataaaacaaaattaaatcttTATGACAGCAACCCACTCACTTTTGGCTCAAAAAAGCTGTATAACCTCGCCCCAGTCTTCTTCATTCCAGATGCCATTCTCTCGTACGTTCGGCGGGCTTTCTTTCCAGTTCCATTCTTTGATTGGCACCTGCCAGTCATTTCCATAATTTGCCATGACGTAAGACTCTGTTTCACAAGGAACACGGACTTTAAGTTCCAGAAACTCCGTCCAACACAGAGTAAATTTTGGAAAGGTGTACCTGGGAGAAAGGcagatgaaatttgtttttacggGAGTTATTCCGTTTTCAGACTGAAGTAGCTTCTGCCCTTCCAAGAGTGAATTAGGCGGTAaattgtttctaaaaataagtcCATTTGTTACTATGCTGGGTCAGGACTGTAAATTGATAGATGAACACCCTTAACCAATTCATTCTTGCTTAATCTCCTTCCGTTAGCAAGGCTGCATCAAGATATTATGCCGATAGCATAAAGAACGGATTGAAAAAGAAACTAGAGTTTTGTTCAGAATACACAGAAAACGTGTTCTTCGGGGCCAAATATTTTGGCGCAAAAATCGGGCGAACCCCGATTGGTTGTTCTTGGCTTATCAAACATACATACAGACATTTATTGTTGCTCCCTAAAAGGGCTTTTCAGCATAttacaagttttaaaaaataaaaaataaaaatacataacTAAAATATtctctaaaaataatctgcggctaaattacatgtaataattatgaACAAATACATTAATATATTTAAGATAAATATTCTCTTAAAATACGCCGTTTAAATGTGTCTAAACTAGTTAAAACGCTCAGGTCGTTGCTTAGTCCATTCCAGATTTTAACTCCTCTATAGGCAAAGCGACGCTGTCCAGTCACCTGAAGCAACAACAAGGAATATTAGGGTTGTTTGCAGCTCGCGTTACCCTAGCATCAACGTTGAGTATTTCGAACATTGAGTGTCAAGTCAGCTTGTATGCATTAAAACATACTGACGCATAACCAATCCCATTACGAAGTTCCTTTCGATACCGAAAACCTGCAGTAAAGCTTTCATGAACGAAAGATTACACAGCTGATATAGACTTTGCACATCTTTCCTCTGAAAAAGGTTTAAAATCTAAATCAAAGAATACGACCTCCTAGCACACATACTTAGACATACTGAATTGACTGCTCCccttaggggcttttcagggcccaTGAAACACTGTCAACGAAACAACgtaacagaacaacaacaacaacagccgttgaga
This portion of the Montipora capricornis isolate CH-2021 chromosome 11, ASM3666992v2, whole genome shotgun sequence genome encodes:
- the LOC138023966 gene encoding uncharacterized protein yields the protein MAERNDVVKLDWNFEGWKDKTKAIKEEFKRQSEANEIFFVKNAKEINLAQFQDSNIYTFGIMGLSGVAVVNLLRRIIMEYREKDSGPFLLKFAADKKFKVELMPTALCPGHGLIKLVGRLKYYDYPEMCSLLSKSGVTNKGLGDMCYKLNTKGMKSALFNAVSPMNELHFMSLFEIARRLVRDPNGKPITTEPALDLLPSGVIIGRMIELLRVEKDAVLSYEKVFGAQQELNWVSEPNTILKRQRMQAINKLYFEKFVKGQESEVPFIRRFLEENKNGYIIKNLQGYLDELKEAFGEM